The DNA sequence GTGGTGCCTTGCCCGACCGAACTGGTGGCACGAAGCGTCCCTCCCTGTTCGCTGACCATCTGTTGCGCTGCCCCGAGTTCCGCCCCCGCCTGGGTTCCTCCCGGAAGATGCGCAAAGAGAGGGCCCAGTTTACGGAGTTGGTCCGCTGCGCCCACATCATTGCTGGTATCCGAGACGGTGAGGCGCACATATTGACCCGGGCGGAGCGGGAGTTCCTGCCCGTCTATCACGTGGCTCAAATCGACATTGTCGAGACGCACTTCAAGCACTCCGCCGGTCGCGTTCATCGCTCCCTCAGCATGAGCTAGGAGCTTAACGCAGATTTGGTGGATCTGGGTCGGGTCGGCGAGGACCGGATGGGTCGCTCCGGTGATCCACTCGCGGAGACTGATGGTGTTCGGGAGCCGGCCCTTCAGCAGGCGCAAGGTTTCCTTGAGCAGGATATCGAGGGACACCGGTTGTTTGGCGCCGGTTGTTTGGCGGCTGAACATGAGCATCTGGGTAACCAAGTCCCGTGCCCGTCTGGAGGCGAGGATGACCTGTTGCACATGCCCGTGGGCCCGACTGTCCGGAACAAGAAGCGGCAACGCTAAATCGGAAAATCCCATAATCGCGGTGAGGCAATTATTGAACTCATGGGCCATACCGCCGGCCAGTGTGGCGACGGCCGCCATTTTTTCTGCCTGACGCAGCTGCGCCGCGAGACGTTTCTGCTCTGAGAGGTCGGTGGCCAGCACCTGAATGGCCGGGTGGCCGTCGAACATGACGGCGCTGGCGACCAATTCCATGTCGATCGTGGTGCCATCCGGTCGCGGGCATTGCCGCTCGACTGAGGCAGCGGGAACAGACAGTGGGAGATCGTGGAGAAACTCCTGGGAAAAGCATTCCGACAGCGCGCGGCCTTCGAGGGGGTGGCCTGTCGGGAGATTGAAGAGTCTTGCGCCGGCGTCATTCATGAACAGAAGAGTCTCGTCAGCATAGACAAAAATCGGATGTGGCGAGAGCGACGCTAAACTTCGATAGCGTTCCTCACAGGCGTGTAGGGCGTCCAAGGCCAACTGTCTTGGGGTGATGTCGCGGACCATGCCCGCATATCCGCTGGAAGGGCCGTCGCCGATCCGAAGCGGAAAGGCTTCCGCCATGACCCACCGTACCGATCCGTCAGGCCGTTGAAAGCGAAACTCGCGTGAAAAGCTTCGATCCTGCTCGATGGCCGTGGTCCAGTCGGTGACGATGAGGTCATAGTCCTCTGGCAGGAGCGCATTCAGCCAGCATTCTCCTGCAGCTGAGGTGCCGGACAGGCCGGCGATGCGACGCAGTCGCTCATTCAGGTAACGCGTATGCCCGTGGGAGTCCGCGAGAAAGATGCCGACCGAGGCCTGGTTGGCGAGGGTTCGGAGAAAGGCTTCGAGCAAAGACGGATCTCCGGCAGATGGAAATGTCGATGGCAGGTCTTGGGCACTCACAGGTGGCTCCTTCGTCTATGCTGCGTCGGCTGCGGCATCCGACTCTTCCCGTCCGTTTCACGTGCGCTGTGCCGATGATTCATCGGGCACCGAACGCCTCGCCCATACGATGCCGCATGGGCCCATGAGACTGGCATGATAACACCAAGGTTGGGAGGGCAGTTAGAGATGATTGACATTGGGCAATGGAATTGGGCCCTAGTGCAGTAGGGCCATTTATCTACACAGAATGGACCAGCGTGACGTCGTCGATTCATGCCGACGCGTAGAGGAGTCGTTCGTCTATCAATAGGCGGATGTACGCACGTGATGCACGACGGAAGCTGCCGGGCTGGTGTGAGGGGGACGGACGGGACGATCAGGTTGGCACCCGGTGAGTGCCCTCCCTGTGTGTGTGACGGGCCTGTTGAATATTTGGTGCCGAAGGCGGGACTTGAACCCGCACGGCTTGCGCCACACGCCCCTCAAACGTGCGTGTCTGCCATTCCACCACTTCGGCAACCGAGGCTTACTCCATCGGAACATTGGGCCCGGTCTGTACGCACGCATCGCAGACCGTGGACGGCCCGCCTTGCAACGTCGACGTCGGCCCTCAGGGGAAGCGCATTATAGAAGTGGTCCAAAATGCTTGTCAATCAACTAGTTGTCCGGTAGAATCTGACGCGAGTTTCGGGGACACGTCGCACATCCTTTCCCATCACAGCGATCGACGGGCTCACGTTCGAGATGACGCCTCTCTCAACCTCTCATATTTCGCAGACCGGTCGGCAGACTCGTGTGGCCGCGCTGTTTGATGTGGACAATACCTTGCTCCCGGGGCAAGCGAGTGAAGTGCGGTTTTTTCGGTATCTGTGGAAGCGAGGACTGGTCGGGTGGCGCGAGGTGCGGGACAGCATCGGCTGGGTGTTGCAGAATGCGCCTCCGGTGTCGTTGCATCCGCTCCGCGAGCGGAAACTCTATCTGGCCGGAAAACCCGCTGCTGAAGTTCGCGCGCTGGCCGAGGAGTTTTGCCGGGCCGACCTGTTTCCGCGTGTGTCGAGACAAGGGCTTTCGCGCATGGACGAACATCGTCGAGCCGGACACCATATCGTGATGGTCACCGGATCCCTCGATTTTCTGATCGCACCGCTCGCTGCATTGTTGGAAGTGCCGACTCTGTTGGCCGCCAGCCTGGAACAGCAGCAGCACCGATTCACCGGCCACGTCTGTGCGCCCCTTCCCTATGGCCCCGGCAAGCGGGAGCTGATCGCGCAACTCACGCGGGATTCCGGTATTGACTTGGCCCACTCGTTTGCCTACGGCGATAGTCCCGGCGATGTCGAATTGCTGGGGATGGTGGGGCATCCACTGGTCGTCAACCCGATTCGCGGCATGGGCCGGATCGCGCAGCGGAACGGGTGGCCGACCACCACCTGGACCTGAGGAGGACCGCCCTGCGCCATCCTAATGGGCTGGCGGCCGACGTGATCAAGCATGCTCAAAGTGACGGAAATCTTCCATAGCATCCAAGGCGAATCCACCCATGCGGGCAGACCCTGCGTGTTCGTTCGTTTGACCGGATGCCCGCTTCGGTGCACCTGGTGTGACACGGCCTATGCGTTCTACGGCGGCCGAGATTTCACGGAGAACGATGTGATCGAGCAGGTGCGTGCCTTCGGGTGTCCCCTGGTCGAGGTGACCGGAGGGGAGCCACTCAGTCAACCGGAGGCGTGTTCGTTGCTCGCCCGACTCTGTGACGAAGGGTTTGAGGTGTTGCTGGAGACGAGCGGCGCCATCGATACTGCCGGGGTCGACCGGCGAGTCCGCGTGGTGCTCGACGTAAAATGTCCGGGGAGCGGGATGGCTGAGCGTATGCATTGGCCGAATCTGGAGCGACTGGCGTCTCATGACGAAGTGAAGTTTGTGATCAAGGATCGAGGCGACTATGAATGGGCGCGCGACCTGATTCGTCGTCGCGATCTTACGGCCCGGTGCACGGTGCTCGTGAGTCCGGTATTTGGGGAAACGGATCCGCGGCAATTGGCGGAGTGGGTGTTGGCTGACAGATTACCGGTGCGGTTCCAGTTGCAGTTGCATAAGCACGTGTGGGCGCCGGACATGCGCGGGGTGTAGGCGCAGCCGGTGAACGGTACGAACGAGGGGAGGATTGATGAAGAAGATCCAGGTTCAAGCACAGGTCGGACGGGCGGAGAACGAGGGGGCCGAGGTTCTGGTAGTGCTCAGTTGCGAGGGCGACTCAGACCTCACGCAGGAAACGGCCGCCATCAATACTCAACTCGGAGGCCAGCTTGCCGCGCTGATGCAGCGAGGAGAATTTGAAGGGAAACTCGGCGAAGGGCTGTTGATTCATACCCAGGGTAAAGCCAAGGCGAAACGTCTGTTGCTCGCCGGGCTGGGCAAAGCCAAGGACCTGCGCCTGGATGCCTTTCGCCAAGCGCTGGGCTCTGCGGTCAAACGCGTTCGTCAGGCCAAGGTGTCTTCGTTCGGCGTGGTGCTGCCCGGGGCTCTGCTCGAGGAGATCCCCGTTCAGGATGTCGCGCAAGCGATGGCCGAAGGGGCCATTCTCGGGAATTATCAATTCACGGCCTACCGCAGTCCGAACGGCAGCAAACCGGTTGATGTCGAACGTGTGACGATTCATACCTCCCAAGCGTCGCTGCTTTCACAGATCAATGAGGGGATCCGGCGCGGTGTGGCAACGGCCGAGGCGACGGTGCTCGTGCGAGACCTGTGTAACCATCCGGCCAATGTCATGACGCCCACGCGCATCGTCCAAGAGGCGAAAGCCGTGGCGAAGGAGTCGGGTGTGAAGCTCAAGGTGCTCGAGCAGAAGGATATGGAGCAGCTCGGCATGGGGGCGTTGCTCGGCGTGGCTCGGGGTAGTCATGAACCGCCGAAGTTCATCATCCTCGAATACAAAGGCGCGAAGGCTAAAAAGGGTGACCCGCCGGTGGTGCTGGTCGGCAAAACGATCACGTTCGACACGGGGGGGATTTCGCTCAAGCCGGCTGAAAACATGGAGCACATGAAGGCCGATATGACCGGCGGGGCCGAGGTTCTGGCCACCATGCGGGCTGCGGCACGGCTTAAGTTACCGTTGCACCTCGTGAGTATTCTGCCGGTGGCTGAAAATATGCCTGGTGGACGCGCAATGCGGCCGGGCGACGTGGTGAAGACGCTCTCCGGCAAAACCGTCGAGGTGCAGAACACGGATGCTGAAGGGCGGCTGATTCTTTCGGATGCCTTGGCCTATGCCACCAGATACAAGCCGGCGGTGTTGCTTGACATCGCGACCTTGACCGGTGCCTGCGTCGTCGCACTCGGGCAGTTTGCGATCGGGATGTTTGGTAATAACGATCTGTTGAAGGAGCAGGTTCGCAATGCCGGCATGCGGGCCGGTGAGCGTGTGTGGGAGATGCCGCTGTGGGAGGAATATTTCGAGCAACTCCGCAGTGATGTGGCGGATATGCGGAATATCGGTGGCCGTGGGGGTGGCATGATCACTGCCGCGTTATTCCTGAGCAAGTTTGTGGGCGATTGTCCCTGGATCCATCTGGATATTGCCAGCACGGATTGGAGCGAGCGCGAACGGGCCTATCTGCCGAAGGGGCCCACGGGCATTGGTACGCGCTTGTTGATTCAATTCCTGCTCGATCGCACCCTGCCCTAGAGGCAGCGGTCAGGCTCGAGCACGTGCTTCACGAGACATCAGTCGCTTCTCACCAGTTTCTCGGAGTAGGGTCGCATGACGTTACGAGAGCAAATCGGTCAGCTCTTCATGATGGGGTTCATGGGGACCACGGTCAGCAAAGAGCTGGCGTCGTTCATGAAGGCGTACACGCCGGGCGGCGTAATCTTTTTTAGACGCAACCTCGAATCGGTTCAGCAAATTGTCGATCTGACGAACGGGTTACAAAAGCTGTCGCCTGCGTCGCCCTTGTTGATCGCGATCGATCAAGAGGGGGGACGTGTGTCGCGGCTCCCTGCTGAATTCACGATCTTCCCTCCCTGCGCACAATTGGGACAGTGCAATTCCAGCGAACTGGCCTACTCCGCCGCGGCGACGATCGCGAAGGAGTTGCGTGCGGTGGGCATCAACATGAACATGGCGCCGGTGCTCGACGTGAACAGTAATCCGGAGAATCCCGTGATCGGTGACCGGGCCTTCGGCGCGGACCCTGGCCTCGTTGCGGAGTTGGGGCAGGCCACCATCGGCGGGTTGCAGGACAACATGGTGGTGGCGTGCGGGAAACATTTCCCCGGCCATGGAGATACCTCGGCCGACTCGCACAAGGTACTGCCGGTGGTGGATGCGGGACTTCAGCGGCTCCGCGACACGGAGTTCCCCCCATTTCAGCACGCGATCCGGTTCGGTGTGGCCAGCTTGATGACGGCGCATGTGCTCTATCGCGCGTTAGATCCCGATGCCCCGGCAACCCTCTCGTCGGCCGTCATTCAGCGGATGCTGCGGGAAGAGTTCCGGTATGACGGCGTCGTCTTTACGGATGACTTGGAGATGCATGCCATTATCGATCACGATGGGATCGGCGAGGCGGCCGTCCGATCATTTGTGGCCGGGTGCGATGTGTTGTTGATCTGTAAAGATCAGGATCGAGTGCAGACGGCAATGCAGGCGATGGAGCGCGCGGTGCGAGACGGTCGAATCACTCAGGAGCGGTTGCAGCAATCATTGGTTCGTGTGGCACGACTCAAGTCGCGATACCTGTTACCGTACAAACCGGTCACCATTTCCGATGCCCGCTTGGTGGTGGGATGTCGCACGCACAGGATGCTGCTCGATTCGTGGCATAAGGCCTATGCCCGTGTGCCTGCGCCGAAGGTCTCGGAGAACATGCAGTCGGCGGCGGCATTGGATTCACCGGTTGCGCATGTCTGAGGCATCAGCACACTTTGCTTGATGGGGCTTGTTGGAAGTCAGGGGTGAGGGGCGTCCCTCGCTGAGACACAGGCTTCCCCAATTCCTTCGGACATTCGGCGCTGGCTTTTCTTCCTGGGTTTTGATTCACTGGTCCAGGATCCGATCCATTTCTTATCAGTTTATTTTACCGAGGTACCATGGCTATCAAGAAAGGCGACATTCTCGACGAACGCAAACGGTTCCCCGACTCCTGTGGGTTGGTGGTGAAGTGTACCGGTGGCGGTGAGGGATTCAAGAAAATCTTCTGTTGTGGCCATGAGCTGACCGAAGAGGATCTTGTGCCGGAGATCATGTCGTCGAGGGGCCGAAAACGAGGGGGGCTGCTTCCGGGGGCGATGCTGGAAGAGAAGCGGCAGTTCCCTGATTCTTGCGGCCTTCGCCTCATGGTGATGGATGGAGGGGCCGGGCTTCAAGGGATCGATTGTTGTGGCCATCTCATTACAGCCGGCGCCGTGCATGGGTTGAGGTTCGGCCAACCGCCGGAGGAAGGAGTTCCTATGCCGACTGGTCCGGCAGGGGAGGCGTAATGTCCCCTCCAAACGTGCCGGGGGCAGATGATCAGTTCCATCGGCCTAGTATGCGCTGGTGGCTCGGTTTCATGGACCAACTGGACCGGCTCGGATATGTTGCGGCAGGGTTTAGCCTGCTTGCACTCTGCCTGATTATTTTCGTCCATGCCTGGTACATTTTCCTGGCTCGTCCCATTCACCTCGCGCTCCTCCCCGCTGCGCTCAAGTTATTGAACGATCTGCTCCTGGTCATCATTCTCCTGGAACTGTTTCGTACGGTGGTGCGATTTCTTCAGACGGAAGTGCTGGAGTTAGAACCGTATCTGTCCGTGGGGATCATTGCCTGTACACGGAGACTGTTGACGGCCAGTGCCGAACTCTCCTATCAGCTTGAAGCGGTGGCCAAGGAAAGCCGGCATGAGCTCTTTCAGCAATACCTCATGGATGTCGGCTTGAATGTGCTCGTCATCATCATCCTGATCGGCGGGCTGTACCTGCTTCGCTTACGTCCGTCGATTGAGCGTCGGGCCCTCTCCTGATCGGGGGTGGACCGAATAGCAGGGGGCGCTAGGTCCTTCTTGCCCTCCCTATGCCTCTTATGGCATCATGCACCTCTTCTTGGAGGCATGGTGGCCACATTGCTTGAATATGTGGGATCGGTGCATATTTATCTCGGACCGTACCGAGGGAATCCGATCGCCTTGTATTTGAGACGGACGGAAGCCGGGTGTCAGATCGGCCCGCGCGCCTATCCTTGGAATGACGTGGTAGGTGCGGGGGAAACCCCCAACAAGGCCGCCGCAGATTTCGAAGAAAAGTGGAAGGGCAAAGGACTGGCTGCTGATATGTATTCAGGTCCTTCGTGGGAAGGGGGGATCAAGCCGGAACGGCCTGCCCCGCCGAAACCCGCTGCTCCTCCCAAGCCTGCTGCTGCTCCGGCCGCAGCCACAACCGCCCCAGCTGCTGTTGGAGCCACGAATGCAGCGCCGGTACCTCCTGCGCCTGCCTCAAAACCGGTCGCTCAGGCTCCTGCCCCTGCTGCAGCGGAACCGAAGGCGGCACCGGTCGCCCCGACAGAAGCCTCGTCCTAATTCCCCGTTTCCATCAATCAGTTCAGCGACCGGCCGAGAGCCATGCGGCTCATGGGTCATTCCACGGCAGGACGCCTGGCGAGTCTGCTATGGCGAATCCCATACATGGCATAGACCAGAATGCCGATGATGGTCCACACAAAGAATCGGATCCAGGTCATCCAGGGGAGGAAATACATTAATCCCGAGCAGGCGAGCACACCCAAAATGGGAATGAGTGGCATGAACGGCATGCGGAATGGCCGAGGGTGGTCGGGGTTGGTGTAACGAAGTACGATGATGCCGATGCAGACCAAGACGAAGGCGAACAGCGTCCCGATGTTGGTCATATCCGCCGCTTCGCCGATAGGAATTAGTGCCGCCATAATGGCGACTGCGACACCGGTCAAATACGTCGCATGATGTGGCGTTCGAAATTTTGGATGGACGCCTGAGAGCCAGGGGCCAAGGAGTCCGTCCCGGGACATGGCGAAAAAGACGCGAATCTGGCCTAACATCATCACCACCAGCACGCTCGTAATCCCCGCCACTGCCCCAACGGCCACGAGCGCGGCGCCCCACTTGAATCCGACCACGCGAAGCCCTTCGGCTACGGGTGCGTGGATGTCGATCTTCGAGAAAGGCACCAGCCCCGTCAGGACTGCCGCCACCGTAATGTAGAGCAGTGTGCAAACAGCCAGGGAGGCAAAGATGCCAATAGGAAGATCCCGTTGAGGATTCTTGGCTTCTTCCGCGGTGGTTGAGACGGCATCGAATCCGATGTAAGCAAAGAAGACGATGGCTGCGGCCGCACCGACGCCGGCAAATCCGAATGGCATGAACGGAGACCAGTTTGCCGTGTCGACGGATGAACTGCCGACAGCGATGAAAAACACAATGACGGCGAGTTTGACCAGCACGATCCCGCACGTGGCCCTTGCGCTTTCTTTGACTCCGACAATGAGGATGCCTGTGACGAGGAGGACGATGATTGCGGCCGGGATGTTCGCAATGCCTCCATCGGCACCGGGGGGATGGGTGGCCCAGTAGGGAAGTTCGAGGCCGCAGAGTTTGAGGATATTGTTGAAGTAGCCGGACCAGCCGATCGCGACGGCAACGCAGGCCACGCCATACTCCAAAATTAGGTTCCAGCCGGTGAGCCAGGCTAAAAATTCTCCCAGTGTGGCGTAGGAGTAGGTGTAGGCGCTGCCTGCTACCGGAATCATCGCCGCGAATTCGGCATAACAGAGGGCGGCCAATGCGCAGGTGATGCCGGAGAGAATGAACGACAGGATGATGCCGGGTCCTGCTCCGGGGCGGTGAGCATCTCCGACGATTGCCGTGCCGATGAGGACGAAAATGCCGGTGCCGATAATGGCGCCAATGCCGAGCCCGGTCAGGTCCCAGGCCGTGAGGCTCCGTTTGAGGCGATGTTCGGGGGCGTCGGAATCAGCGAGGATTTGCTTGATGGATTTGGTGCGAAACAGTGGATTGCCCACCCAGTGTCCTCTCTCCGCGTCACGACCACAGCATGTGTGCCGGTTTGGTGAGCCCCCTGTCAGGAGCCGGTCCCGCGTCTCGCAGGCGAAGGTTGGTGTGACGGGCGACGTGAAGCTGCCCGTAGAAATGTCTGAAACAGGCGTCGGTGCAACAGGTGGCGTTCAAAGAGAAATTCCGGATGCCATTGCAGGCCCAGAAAGAACGGAAGTCGAGGGTGTTCGATGGCCTCGACGATCCCGTCGGGAGCAGTGGCGCTGGCCAGCAAGGTGCGACCGACGGTTTTCACCGATTGATGATGGGAACTATTCACCTTCATGCGCGTGCGTTTGACGATG is a window from the Nitrospira sp. genome containing:
- a CDS encoding PAS domain S-box protein; this translates as MSAQDLPSTFPSAGDPSLLEAFLRTLANQASVGIFLADSHGHTRYLNERLRRIAGLSGTSAAGECWLNALLPEDYDLIVTDWTTAIEQDRSFSREFRFQRPDGSVRWVMAEAFPLRIGDGPSSGYAGMVRDITPRQLALDALHACEERYRSLASLSPHPIFVYADETLLFMNDAGARLFNLPTGHPLEGRALSECFSQEFLHDLPLSVPAASVERQCPRPDGTTIDMELVASAVMFDGHPAIQVLATDLSEQKRLAAQLRQAEKMAAVATLAGGMAHEFNNCLTAIMGFSDLALPLLVPDSRAHGHVQQVILASRRARDLVTQMLMFSRQTTGAKQPVSLDILLKETLRLLKGRLPNTISLREWITGATHPVLADPTQIHQICVKLLAHAEGAMNATGGVLEVRLDNVDLSHVIDGQELPLRPGQYVRLTVSDTSNDVGAADQLRKLGPLFAHLPGGTQAGAELGAAQQMVSEQGGTLRATSSVGQGTTIEVYLPAIIPPNTAVAAEPQRDRASSPITEQREFLAERDKER
- a CDS encoding HAD family hydrolase, giving the protein MTPLSTSHISQTGRQTRVAALFDVDNTLLPGQASEVRFFRYLWKRGLVGWREVRDSIGWVLQNAPPVSLHPLRERKLYLAGKPAAEVRALAEEFCRADLFPRVSRQGLSRMDEHRRAGHHIVMVTGSLDFLIAPLAALLEVPTLLAASLEQQQHRFTGHVCAPLPYGPGKRELIAQLTRDSGIDLAHSFAYGDSPGDVELLGMVGHPLVVNPIRGMGRIAQRNGWPTTTWT
- the queE gene encoding 7-carboxy-7-deazaguanine synthase QueE; this translates as MLKVTEIFHSIQGESTHAGRPCVFVRLTGCPLRCTWCDTAYAFYGGRDFTENDVIEQVRAFGCPLVEVTGGEPLSQPEACSLLARLCDEGFEVLLETSGAIDTAGVDRRVRVVLDVKCPGSGMAERMHWPNLERLASHDEVKFVIKDRGDYEWARDLIRRRDLTARCTVLVSPVFGETDPRQLAEWVLADRLPVRFQLQLHKHVWAPDMRGV
- a CDS encoding leucyl aminopeptidase gives rise to the protein MKKIQVQAQVGRAENEGAEVLVVLSCEGDSDLTQETAAINTQLGGQLAALMQRGEFEGKLGEGLLIHTQGKAKAKRLLLAGLGKAKDLRLDAFRQALGSAVKRVRQAKVSSFGVVLPGALLEEIPVQDVAQAMAEGAILGNYQFTAYRSPNGSKPVDVERVTIHTSQASLLSQINEGIRRGVATAEATVLVRDLCNHPANVMTPTRIVQEAKAVAKESGVKLKVLEQKDMEQLGMGALLGVARGSHEPPKFIILEYKGAKAKKGDPPVVLVGKTITFDTGGISLKPAENMEHMKADMTGGAEVLATMRAAARLKLPLHLVSILPVAENMPGGRAMRPGDVVKTLSGKTVEVQNTDAEGRLILSDALAYATRYKPAVLLDIATLTGACVVALGQFAIGMFGNNDLLKEQVRNAGMRAGERVWEMPLWEEYFEQLRSDVADMRNIGGRGGGMITAALFLSKFVGDCPWIHLDIASTDWSERERAYLPKGPTGIGTRLLIQFLLDRTLP
- the nagZ gene encoding beta-N-acetylhexosaminidase; this translates as MTLREQIGQLFMMGFMGTTVSKELASFMKAYTPGGVIFFRRNLESVQQIVDLTNGLQKLSPASPLLIAIDQEGGRVSRLPAEFTIFPPCAQLGQCNSSELAYSAAATIAKELRAVGINMNMAPVLDVNSNPENPVIGDRAFGADPGLVAELGQATIGGLQDNMVVACGKHFPGHGDTSADSHKVLPVVDAGLQRLRDTEFPPFQHAIRFGVASLMTAHVLYRALDPDAPATLSSAVIQRMLREEFRYDGVVFTDDLEMHAIIDHDGIGEAAVRSFVAGCDVLLICKDQDRVQTAMQAMERAVRDGRITQERLQQSLVRVARLKSRYLLPYKPVTISDARLVVGCRTHRMLLDSWHKAYARVPAPKVSENMQSAAALDSPVAHV
- a CDS encoding phosphate-starvation-inducible PsiE family protein, encoding MSPPNVPGADDQFHRPSMRWWLGFMDQLDRLGYVAAGFSLLALCLIIFVHAWYIFLARPIHLALLPAALKLLNDLLLVIILLELFRTVVRFLQTEVLELEPYLSVGIIACTRRLLTASAELSYQLEAVAKESRHELFQQYLMDVGLNVLVIIILIGGLYLLRLRPSIERRALS
- a CDS encoding amino acid permease — protein: MGNPLFRTKSIKQILADSDAPEHRLKRSLTAWDLTGLGIGAIIGTGIFVLIGTAIVGDAHRPGAGPGIILSFILSGITCALAALCYAEFAAMIPVAGSAYTYSYATLGEFLAWLTGWNLILEYGVACVAVAIGWSGYFNNILKLCGLELPYWATHPPGADGGIANIPAAIIVLLVTGILIVGVKESARATCGIVLVKLAVIVFFIAVGSSSVDTANWSPFMPFGFAGVGAAAAIVFFAYIGFDAVSTTAEEAKNPQRDLPIGIFASLAVCTLLYITVAAVLTGLVPFSKIDIHAPVAEGLRVVGFKWGAALVAVGAVAGITSVLVVMMLGQIRVFFAMSRDGLLGPWLSGVHPKFRTPHHATYLTGVAVAIMAALIPIGEAADMTNIGTLFAFVLVCIGIIVLRYTNPDHPRPFRMPFMPLIPILGVLACSGLMYFLPWMTWIRFFVWTIIGILVYAMYGIRHSRLARRPAVE